The Arachis ipaensis cultivar K30076 chromosome B07, Araip1.1, whole genome shotgun sequence genome includes a window with the following:
- the LOC107606311 gene encoding protein indeterminate-domain 12 yields the protein MTSASSEISASTSLPIKKKRNLPGHPDPDAEVIALSPKSLLATNRFVCDVCNKGFQRDQNLQLHRRGHNLPWKLKQRSNKEIIRKKVYVCPEPTCVHHDPSRALGDLTGIKKHFCRKHGEKKWKCDRCSKRYAVHSDWKAHSKICGTREYKCDCGTIFSRRDSFIAHRAFCDALAQESTKAITTLFNPSSSVKKELQEVNLRSENRPLWLSYSTSVGGEGSHGRVVHNNNNNNNNNNSTLLFSSPPPPSTSLLSTMIHHENPNPNITMLPPNNNALLFEGMASSYSSSHNLMSATALLQKASEIGATVSLGKPYLQAHHHHRGHVPESTTTGYGTLSSMATSSSSVSGLLDMDSREEIGTGMMFARHHHHGFLASYESYKADEHTKEASLLVHNDMMDGTSTFEEALMRGIMNHPTREDADNNSNNFDELVSRSAGSRGGGGGGGGGGGVNDETRDFLGIGVFSQRDIFNISGLHHHHLDSSSYGNQNQKQPPWQG from the exons ATGACATCTGCATCAAGTGAGATAAGTGCCTCTACTTCGCTACCaataaagaagaagagaaatctcCCAGGCCATCCAG ACCCTGATGCGGAAGTGATAGCCTTATCACCAAAGAGCCTGTTGGCAACAAACCGGTTCGTTTGTGATGTTTGCAACAAAGGGTTTCAAAGAGACCAGAATCTGCAGCTTCATAGAAGGGGCCACAATCTGCCATGGAAGCTAAAGCAAAGAAGTAACAAAGAGATAATAAGGAAGAAGGTGTACGTTTGTCCAGAGCCAACTTGCGTTCACCATGACCCCTCAAGGGCACTCGGCGACCTCACCGGAATCAAGAAGCACTTCTGCAGAAAGCACGGCGAGAAGAAGTGGAAGTGTGACAGGTGCTCCAAGCGCTACGCCGTTCATTCAGATTGGAAAGCTCACTCCAAAATCTGTGGCACCCGAGAGTACAAATGTGACTGCGGAACCATTTTTTCTAG GAGGGATAGTTTCATCGCTCACAGGGCATTCTGTGATGCTCTAGCACAAGAGAGTACGAAAGCAATCACAACCTTGTTCAACCCATCATCATCAGTGAAGAAGGAATTGCAAGAAGTTAATTTAAGATCAGAAAATCGTCCATTATGGTTGTCTTACTCAACCTCGGTTGGAGGAGAAGGAAGCCATGGAAGAGTAGttcataacaataataataataataataataataattcaacatTATTATTCTCCTCGCCGCCGCCGCCGTCGACGTCGCTGCTTTCTACAATGATCCACCatgaaaaccctaaccctaatattACTATGTTGCCACCTAATAATAATGCTTTATTATTTGAAGGCATGGCTTCATCTTATTCTTCTTCTCATAATCTCATGTCTGCTACTGCATTGTTACAAAAGGCATCAGAAATAGGTGCAACGGTGTCGCTGGGTAAACCCTATCTACAAGCTCATCATCACCATCGGGGTCACGTGCCTGAAAGCACCACCACGGGGTATGGCACCTTGTCGTCAATGGCCACATCTTCATCATCTGTTTCTGGATTATTGGACATGGATTCACGTGAAGAGATAGGGACAGGGATGATGTTTgctcgtcatcatcatcatggctTCTTGGCATCTTATGAGAGTTACAAAGCTGATGAGCACACAAAAGAAGCTTCTCTTCTTGTTCATAATGATATGATGGATGGTACTAGTACCTTTGAGGAGGCTCTAATGAGAGGAATCATGAATCATCCTACGAGAGAAGATGctgataataatagtaataacttTGATGAACTTGTTTCAAGATCCGCGGGATCCCGcggcggtggcggtggcggtggcggtggcggtggtgTCAACGATGAGACTAGAGATTTTTTGGGGATTGGGGTGTTTTCTCAGAGAGATATTTTCAATATATCtggtcttcatcatcatcatttggaTTCTTCTTCGTATGGCAACCAAAATCAAAAGCAACCACCCTGGCAAGGGTAA